In one Leptolyngbya sp. CCY15150 genomic region, the following are encoded:
- a CDS encoding DUF5684 domain-containing protein: MNDFITFILFVAFYAYISYSLQTICDRLRVENSWLAWVPIANAYVMCLAADKPGWWVILFFIPFVNVVVGILVWVEICKKLGKSPWLLLLFLVPLLNLALIGYLAFG; encoded by the coding sequence ATGAACGACTTCATTACGTTTATTCTCTTCGTTGCATTCTATGCTTACATTTCCTACTCCCTTCAAACCATCTGCGATCGCTTAAGAGTTGAAAACTCTTGGTTGGCGTGGGTTCCTATCGCCAATGCCTATGTCATGTGCTTAGCTGCAGACAAGCCTGGCTGGTGGGTGATACTGTTCTTCATTCCCTTTGTGAATGTCGTTGTCGGCATTCTAGTTTGGGTTGAGATCTGCAAGAAGCTTGGGAAATCACCTTGGCTACTCCTGCTATTTTTGGTGCCACTGCTCAACTTAGCACTCATTGGTTACCTCGCCTTTGGCTAA
- a CDS encoding CapA family protein: MLSMEQVNLGAVVQSARRGDLTAIAYWLNLYLLPQGCCAKVTQLLPTRMHVVVLCRQLPDRQIMLTAMSDRLLRLGLPTLYWAHITVKLASSTDVILWEETLTLGVPPAPVPVPQPIAQPSGLQVWLRNVGQTCASAVDTIMGSKPSDTVALYRPVEPRWSPRKVWLGGSAALAFLLGCGVEAVSHVTTLNADDPSQVGTLPLPDFLGRSPVPTSGMVQAALEPVPVIIHPISHSRPTLTLSFSGAPWLSTATTMVNPIQNADVALSYLDIPDVVDEQTAAWPTEDAWIDSGIDVVSTPSQVDEPRSRRADVQRILSVLEQAGLRTVGHGTTPTAARRPEILDVDGKRIAYLSYTSSVASSTSDPLTDQITTDVQAIRPQVDWVIVNFHWQDAMADYPSAQQVNLAHHAVDQGSDLVIGYHPQVLQGAEIYRGRAIAYSIGNFMPEGDATDPATANYDTAVLKVSLRDEQMRLEVLPVQVEAGQPRLADQDKAEQIQTYLDQASGLFDEPLQSPIVLDRRIEQSDRDSQDKPASGFRHESDIQGESGFQDDSQPKDMSGEARESDGENKQDQELLNNSFTTFPTADPWDTPLDELRLDEPSVEDEP, from the coding sequence ATGCTTAGTATGGAGCAGGTGAACCTGGGGGCAGTGGTGCAAAGCGCCCGTCGTGGTGATCTAACGGCGATCGCATATTGGTTGAACCTTTACCTCCTGCCGCAGGGATGCTGCGCAAAAGTCACCCAGTTGCTACCCACCCGTATGCATGTGGTAGTGCTGTGTCGCCAGTTGCCCGATCGGCAGATCATGCTCACCGCTATGAGCGATCGCCTCCTGCGCCTTGGACTGCCTACGCTCTACTGGGCTCATATCACCGTTAAGCTAGCCAGCAGCACCGATGTCATTCTTTGGGAAGAGACCCTCACCCTGGGGGTGCCGCCTGCGCCCGTCCCCGTTCCCCAACCAATTGCCCAGCCTTCAGGGCTGCAGGTCTGGCTGCGTAACGTCGGTCAAACCTGTGCTAGCGCAGTCGATACAATCATGGGCTCGAAACCGTCGGACACTGTTGCTCTCTATCGCCCCGTCGAACCGCGCTGGTCGCCGCGCAAGGTTTGGCTAGGCGGATCGGCAGCCCTCGCCTTTTTGCTGGGCTGTGGTGTAGAAGCTGTCAGCCACGTCACTACCCTCAACGCTGATGATCCATCCCAAGTTGGCACCCTGCCCCTACCAGATTTTCTAGGGCGATCGCCCGTTCCTACCTCGGGCATGGTGCAGGCAGCCTTAGAGCCAGTGCCGGTTATCATCCATCCCATTTCCCACAGCCGCCCAACCCTCACCCTCAGCTTTAGCGGTGCGCCTTGGCTATCCACCGCCACCACCATGGTGAATCCCATTCAGAATGCCGATGTAGCGCTGTCCTATTTAGATATACCCGACGTGGTCGATGAGCAGACCGCAGCTTGGCCCACCGAAGATGCCTGGATCGATAGCGGCATTGATGTTGTCAGTACCCCATCCCAAGTCGATGAACCGCGATCGCGCCGGGCTGATGTACAGCGCATTCTATCCGTGCTGGAGCAAGCTGGATTGCGCACCGTGGGCCATGGCACGACGCCCACCGCCGCCCGCCGTCCTGAAATCTTGGACGTGGATGGTAAACGCATCGCCTATTTGAGCTACACCAGCTCGGTTGCCAGCAGCACCAGTGATCCGCTCACGGATCAAATTACCACCGATGTACAGGCGATTCGTCCCCAAGTTGACTGGGTGATTGTCAATTTCCATTGGCAAGATGCGATGGCGGACTATCCCTCAGCCCAGCAGGTGAACTTAGCCCACCATGCCGTCGATCAGGGCAGCGATTTGGTAATTGGCTACCATCCCCAGGTGCTCCAGGGTGCAGAAATCTATCGCGGGAGAGCGATCGCTTACTCCATTGGCAATTTCATGCCCGAAGGCGATGCCACCGATCCAGCTACAGCGAACTACGACACAGCGGTGCTCAAAGTCTCTCTACGCGACGAGCAGATGCGCCTAGAGGTCTTGCCCGTGCAGGTGGAAGCGGGGCAACCACGCTTGGCCGATCAGGATAAAGCTGAACAGATTCAAACCTATTTAGACCAAGCGTCGGGACTGTTTGATGAACCGTTACAGTCACCTATTGTTCTAGACCGTCGCATCGAACAAAGCGATCGCGATAGTCAAGACAAACCTGCATCTGGGTTCCGACATGAGTCTGACATCCAGGGCGAGTCTGGCTTTCAAGACGACTCCCAACCCAAGGACATGTCTGGGGAAGCCAGGGAGAGCGATGGCGAAAACAAGCAGGATCAGGAACTGCTGAATAATTCCTTCACCACCTTTCCCACTGCCGACCCATGGGATACCCCATTGGATGAACTGAGGTTAGATGAACCGAGCGTTGAAGACGAGCCGTAA
- a CDS encoding aldose epimerase gives MFAIAQKSQPYTTYVLSDSAAESSIDVVPGRGGIVTQWQIGSHALLYLEGDRFLDPTLSIRGGIPILFPICGNLPDDTYTHKGKTYKLPQHGFGRTLPWEVVDQSTQDAASLTLRLTSNDHTRAVYPFDFEITFTYRLLGNTLSIHQLYTNHSDEPMPFSTGLHPYFNTANAANLELEIPANHYQPKDDPKIYPFTGSFDFSQAEVDVAFTDVSTTTASVKDSDRDLRIRLDYDTLYSTLVFWSVKGKPFYCLEPWSAPRNAMNSGDRLIRLDAGATLDTVVQISATLG, from the coding sequence ATGTTTGCGATCGCCCAAAAATCCCAGCCTTACACCACCTATGTCCTGAGTGACTCCGCTGCCGAATCATCGATTGATGTTGTTCCAGGACGGGGCGGCATTGTGACCCAATGGCAAATCGGTTCCCACGCCTTGCTCTACCTAGAGGGCGATCGCTTCCTCGATCCAACCCTCAGCATTCGCGGCGGCATTCCCATCCTGTTTCCCATCTGCGGCAACCTGCCCGACGACACCTATACTCACAAGGGCAAAACCTACAAGCTTCCCCAACACGGCTTTGGGCGCACCCTGCCCTGGGAGGTTGTGGATCAATCCACACAAGATGCCGCCAGCCTCACCCTGCGGCTCACCAGCAATGACCACACCCGCGCCGTCTATCCCTTCGACTTTGAGATTACCTTCACCTATCGCCTGCTCGGCAACACCCTCAGCATCCACCAGCTCTACACCAATCACTCGGATGAACCCATGCCCTTCTCCACCGGGCTCCATCCCTATTTCAATACCGCCAATGCTGCCAACCTAGAGCTGGAGATTCCCGCCAACCATTACCAGCCCAAGGATGATCCCAAGATCTATCCCTTCACCGGCAGCTTCGACTTCAGCCAAGCCGAAGTAGATGTAGCCTTCACCGATGTTTCCACCACCACCGCCAGTGTCAAGGACAGCGATCGCGATCTACGCATCCGTCTCGACTACGACACCCTCTATTCCACTCTGGTTTTTTGGAGCGTCAAGGGCAAACCTTTTTATTGTCTAGAACCCTGGAGTGCCCCGCGCAATGCCATGAACAGCGGCGATCGCCTCATCCGCCTCGATGCCGGAGCCACCCTAGACACGGTGGTGCAGATCAGCGCCACCCTGGGATAG
- the fba gene encoding class II fructose-bisphosphate aldolase (catalyzes the reversible aldol condensation of dihydroxyacetonephosphate and glyceraldehyde 3-phosphate in the Calvin cycle, glycolysis, and/or gluconeogenesis): MALVPMRLLLDHAAENQYGIPAYNVNNMEQILAIMQAAEEANSPVILQASRGARKYAGENFLRHLITAAVETYPHIPIAMHQDHGNSPATCYSAIRNGFTSVMMDGSLEADAKTPASFDYNVDVTAEVVKVAHSVGVSVEGELGCLGSLETGQGDKEDGHGFEGTLSKDQLLTDPDEAVEFVERTQVDALAVAIGTSHGAYKFTRKPTGEILAISRIAEIHARLPNTHLVMHGSSSVPQEWLDMINQYGGNIPETYGVPIEEIQKGIKSGVRKVNIDTDNRLAITAAIREAAAKDPSNFDPRHFMKPSITYMKKVCLERYEAFGTAGNASKIKQVSLDDFAAKYAKGELSASPKKTIVV, encoded by the coding sequence ATGGCACTTGTTCCTATGAGGCTGCTGCTTGACCATGCGGCTGAGAACCAATACGGCATCCCTGCTTACAATGTGAACAACATGGAGCAGATTCTTGCCATTATGCAGGCTGCCGAAGAAGCTAACAGCCCTGTGATTTTGCAAGCTTCTCGGGGTGCCCGTAAGTATGCAGGTGAAAACTTCCTCCGCCACCTGATCACCGCGGCTGTGGAAACCTACCCCCACATTCCCATTGCCATGCACCAAGACCATGGCAACAGCCCTGCAACTTGCTACTCCGCTATTCGCAATGGCTTCACCAGCGTCATGATGGACGGCTCCCTGGAAGCTGATGCTAAAACCCCCGCTAGCTTTGACTACAACGTCGATGTCACGGCTGAAGTGGTGAAAGTTGCTCACTCCGTTGGGGTGAGTGTTGAAGGTGAACTAGGCTGCCTCGGCTCCCTAGAAACCGGTCAAGGTGACAAGGAAGACGGTCACGGATTTGAAGGAACCCTCAGCAAAGATCAACTGCTGACCGATCCTGATGAAGCTGTTGAATTTGTAGAACGTACCCAAGTGGATGCCCTCGCAGTAGCGATCGGTACCAGCCACGGTGCTTACAAGTTCACCCGCAAGCCGACCGGCGAAATCTTGGCTATCAGCCGCATTGCTGAAATCCACGCTCGTCTACCTAACACCCACTTGGTGATGCACGGATCCTCTTCTGTGCCCCAAGAATGGTTGGACATGATCAACCAATACGGCGGCAACATCCCCGAAACCTACGGTGTGCCCATCGAAGAAATCCAAAAGGGTATCAAGAGCGGTGTGCGTAAGGTGAACATCGACACCGACAACCGCTTGGCGATCACCGCTGCTATCCGGGAAGCTGCTGCGAAGGATCCCTCGAACTTCGACCCTCGCCACTTCATGAAGCCTTCCATCACCTACATGAAAAAGGTGTGTCTGGAGCGCTATGAAGCATTTGGTACTGCTGGTAATGCATCCAAGATCAAGCAAGTTTCCTTGGATGACTTTGCTGCTAAGTATGCAAAGGGTGAACTGTCTGCTAGCCCGAAGAAGACGATTGTGGTCTAG
- a CDS encoding DUF6585 family protein: MLSPNLLDTAQSLAQRENLGSLLLHTKPARNDLVRWFLLSVLCLLPGFFMWVAMVTADSDVRSDDTAMDWIPLVLSIYIIMSLIGAASFIAYAWKKSKHQILLYEQGLIEFRNNKPQVARYKDLKMLSKGMRVTAYKVATLATAVDYTLVFPDGQRSRIDWSYGRRPVGAMIQGLIAQHKSMNVSS, from the coding sequence ATGCTATCTCCTAACCTCTTAGACACGGCTCAGTCCCTCGCACAACGCGAAAACCTAGGCAGTCTGTTGTTACACACTAAGCCAGCCCGCAACGATTTAGTACGATGGTTCCTGCTCAGTGTACTCTGTCTTTTACCTGGATTTTTCATGTGGGTTGCAATGGTAACTGCTGATAGTGATGTTCGTTCTGACGACACCGCTATGGACTGGATACCACTGGTGTTGTCTATATATATAATCATGAGCTTGATTGGGGCGGCAAGCTTTATAGCCTATGCGTGGAAGAAAAGTAAGCATCAGATTTTACTCTATGAGCAAGGTCTGATTGAGTTTCGAAACAACAAACCCCAAGTGGCACGGTATAAAGATTTGAAGATGCTTTCTAAGGGAATGAGAGTAACTGCCTATAAGGTTGCAACGCTGGCAACCGCTGTTGACTATACCCTTGTATTTCCTGATGGACAGCGATCGCGCATTGATTGGTCTTATGGTCGTCGTCCTGTTGGTGCAATGATTCAGGGTTTAATTGCTCAACATAAATCCATGAATGTGTCGTCATAA
- a CDS encoding ParA family protein, translated as MKTISIINYKGGVGKTTITANLAASLALQGKRILMIDLDPQSSLTFSFYTVEQWKSEFEKGKTIKNWYDAFIDKDGDLDLSSLIVSPDRVNLNIEGKVDIICSHLALINVDLDLASRLVGGTERDLRNNYLRVYSRLRQGLQSLSAGSYDFVLIDCPPNFNIVTKNAIIASDCILVPTKPDYLSTLGIEQLRKHIDDLVGTYNKYVKDSGNEQFRCAAPQIIGVIFTMVSFKDGSPISKQREYIQQIINSDVPTWKTYVRDNKTIYADAPEYGIPVVLKEVSGKTYENIQEELAFLTDEFLEKTDG; from the coding sequence ATGAAAACCATATCTATAATTAATTATAAAGGTGGGGTTGGCAAAACCACGATTACAGCCAATTTAGCAGCTAGTCTTGCACTTCAGGGTAAGAGAATTTTAATGATTGATCTTGATCCTCAATCTAGTTTAACCTTCTCTTTTTACACCGTTGAACAATGGAAAAGTGAATTTGAAAAGGGTAAAACCATCAAAAATTGGTACGACGCATTTATTGATAAAGATGGCGACTTAGATTTATCAAGCCTCATAGTCAGTCCAGATAGAGTAAATTTGAATATTGAGGGAAAGGTAGATATAATTTGTTCTCATTTAGCACTAATAAATGTTGATTTGGATTTAGCATCTCGTCTTGTGGGTGGAACAGAGCGAGATTTAAGAAATAACTATTTACGGGTTTATTCACGATTACGGCAGGGCTTGCAAAGTTTGTCTGCTGGTAGCTACGATTTTGTTTTGATTGATTGTCCTCCTAATTTTAATATTGTGACAAAGAACGCCATAATAGCTAGTGACTGTATCCTAGTTCCTACGAAACCGGATTATCTATCAACTTTGGGCATTGAACAATTGCGTAAACATATAGATGACCTTGTTGGTACTTATAATAAATATGTGAAAGACTCAGGCAATGAGCAATTTCGTTGCGCTGCACCCCAGATAATAGGTGTTATATTTACAATGGTTTCATTTAAAGATGGCAGTCCTATATCTAAGCAAAGAGAATACATTCAACAAATCATTAATTCAGATGTTCCAACTTGGAAAACATATGTTAGGGACAACAAAACTATTTATGCTGATGCCCCAGAGTATGGTATTCCTGTTGTTTTGAAGGAAGTTTCTGGGAAAACTTATGAAAATATCCAGGAAGAGTTAGCCTTTTTAACTGATGAGTTTTTGGAGAAAACCGATGGCTGA
- a CDS encoding UDP-glucose/GDP-mannose dehydrogenase family protein — MRVCVIGTGYVGLVTGVCLAHAGHHVICVDNNEEKVKLMQAGQSPIYEPGLSDLMQAAIASQHIQFTSDLAAGVSHGEVLFIAVGTPALPTGESDTRYIESVARGIGAHLDQDYKVIVNKSTVPIGSGDWVRMIVLDGVNERRKAANGGDNDAAPLAVDFDVVSNPEFLREGSAIYDTFNPDRIVLGSSSDRAVGIMKTLYDPIVRRELADDKSLPPVPVLVTDISSAEMVKYASNAFLATKISFINEVANICDRVGADVTQVAKGIGLDSRIGSKFLQAGLGWGGSCFPKDVSALIHTAHDYGYEAEILKAAVNVNERQRLLTVEKLQQVLKILKGKTIGLLGLTFKPDTDDMRDAPSLKMIEALNRLGAKVKAYDPIVSQSGLSSGLSGVIVEADAEFLADGCDALVLVTDWKQFQGLDFARMAKLMNNPIIIDGRNFLDRKALEQLGFQYVGIGR; from the coding sequence ATGCGTGTTTGTGTCATCGGAACTGGATATGTGGGTTTGGTGACTGGGGTGTGCCTAGCCCACGCCGGGCATCATGTCATCTGCGTAGACAACAACGAAGAGAAGGTCAAGCTGATGCAGGCTGGCCAGTCGCCCATTTATGAGCCAGGGCTGTCTGACCTCATGCAAGCGGCGATCGCCTCCCAACATATCCAGTTCACGAGTGATTTGGCGGCTGGGGTCTCCCATGGGGAAGTTCTCTTTATTGCCGTGGGAACGCCGGCCCTGCCCACCGGGGAAAGCGATACCCGCTACATCGAATCCGTGGCTCGGGGCATTGGCGCTCACCTCGACCAAGACTATAAGGTGATTGTCAACAAGTCCACCGTGCCCATTGGTTCGGGCGACTGGGTGCGTATGATTGTGTTAGATGGAGTCAATGAGCGGCGGAAGGCGGCTAATGGCGGCGATAACGATGCAGCACCCCTAGCGGTAGACTTTGATGTGGTCAGCAACCCCGAATTTCTCCGGGAAGGGTCTGCCATTTATGACACCTTCAACCCCGATCGCATTGTTCTTGGCAGCAGCAGCGATCGCGCCGTTGGCATCATGAAAACGCTCTACGATCCGATCGTGCGCCGTGAACTGGCTGACGACAAATCCCTACCGCCTGTCCCCGTTTTGGTCACCGACATCAGCTCGGCAGAAATGGTGAAATATGCGTCTAACGCATTCCTAGCAACCAAAATCAGCTTCATCAACGAGGTCGCCAACATTTGCGATCGCGTCGGTGCTGATGTCACCCAAGTTGCCAAAGGCATTGGTCTAGATTCGCGCATTGGCAGCAAATTCCTGCAGGCGGGCTTAGGCTGGGGTGGATCGTGCTTTCCCAAAGATGTATCGGCTCTGATTCATACTGCCCATGACTATGGCTACGAGGCAGAAATCCTCAAGGCAGCGGTGAATGTGAACGAACGGCAGCGGTTGTTGACGGTGGAAAAACTTCAGCAGGTGCTCAAAATCTTAAAAGGAAAAACCATTGGCCTACTAGGGCTGACCTTCAAACCCGACACCGACGATATGCGGGATGCACCGTCTCTGAAGATGATTGAGGCTCTCAACCGCCTAGGGGCCAAGGTGAAAGCCTATGATCCGATTGTCTCTCAGAGTGGCCTCAGTTCTGGCTTAAGCGGTGTGATCGTCGAAGCCGATGCAGAATTCCTCGCCGATGGCTGTGATGCATTGGTGCTGGTCACCGATTGGAAACAGTTCCAAGGGTTAGACTTCGCCAGAATGGCCAAGCTAATGAATAACCCAATCATCATTGATGGACGAAACTTTCTCGATCGCAAGGCATTGGAACAACTCGGCTTCCAATATGTGGGCATTGGCCGTTAG
- a CDS encoding UDP-glucuronic acid decarboxylase family protein: MRILVTGGAGFIGSHLIDRLMGEGHEVICLDNFYTGHKQNILKWMGNPYFELIRHDITEPIRLEADQIYHLACPASPIHYQYNPVKTIKTNVIGTLHMLGLAKRIKARILLASTSEVYGDPELHPQQEDYWGNVNPIGIRSCYDEGKRVAETLSFDYHRQNNVDIRVARIFNTYGPRMLENDGRVVSNFVVQALQGKALTVYGEGSQTRSFCYVSDLVDGLIRLMNGNHIGPVNLGNPDEYTILELAQTIQSMVNPHLEVQFKPLPQDDPRRRQPDITRARTWLGWEPTIPLKQGLDMTISDFRARLLAEGNDLPTPGTETLATPVGS; the protein is encoded by the coding sequence ATGCGCATATTAGTTACAGGTGGAGCTGGCTTTATTGGCTCCCATCTCATTGACCGACTCATGGGAGAAGGACATGAGGTTATCTGTCTAGATAACTTTTATACCGGGCATAAGCAAAATATCCTGAAATGGATGGGAAATCCCTACTTTGAGCTGATTCGCCACGACATCACCGAACCGATTCGCCTGGAAGCCGATCAAATCTATCACCTCGCCTGTCCGGCTTCGCCCATCCACTATCAGTACAATCCGGTTAAAACCATCAAAACCAATGTAATTGGTACCCTGCATATGCTGGGTCTAGCTAAGCGGATTAAGGCCCGGATCCTCTTGGCTTCTACCTCAGAAGTCTATGGCGATCCAGAACTGCATCCTCAGCAGGAAGACTACTGGGGCAATGTGAACCCCATCGGCATCCGTAGCTGCTACGACGAAGGTAAGCGGGTTGCCGAAACCCTGTCGTTTGACTATCATCGCCAGAATAATGTGGATATTCGAGTGGCGCGTATTTTCAACACCTACGGCCCGCGCATGTTGGAAAATGATGGTCGAGTAGTCAGCAACTTTGTGGTGCAGGCGCTGCAAGGGAAGGCCCTAACGGTGTATGGAGAAGGTAGCCAAACCCGTAGTTTTTGCTATGTGTCAGACCTCGTCGATGGTCTCATTCGCCTGATGAACGGTAACCACATTGGCCCAGTCAATCTAGGCAATCCTGATGAATATACTATTCTAGAGCTAGCTCAAACGATTCAATCCATGGTGAATCCTCACCTGGAAGTACAGTTTAAGCCCTTGCCCCAGGATGATCCCCGTCGCCGTCAGCCAGATATCACCCGAGCCCGCACGTGGCTGGGCTGGGAACCCACCATTCCGCTCAAGCAGGGGCTAGATATGACAATTTCAGACTTCCGAGCCAGGCTGCTGGCTGAAGGCAATGATCTACCAACCCCTGGAACTGAGACCCTAGCCACGCCTGTTGGGTCATAG
- a CDS encoding NIL domain-containing protein — protein MKKRVTLTFPKRSVHMPITYRLAKEFNVAANIIRAQVAPNQVGTLVVELSGDIDQLEAALEWMQSYDIGVSSSSREIVIDDQVCVHCGLCTGVCPTEALTLDPQSFKLTFTRSRCVVCEQCIPTCPVAAITTNL, from the coding sequence ATGAAAAAACGAGTCACGCTCACCTTTCCGAAGCGATCGGTGCATATGCCGATCACCTATCGTCTCGCCAAAGAATTTAACGTGGCGGCCAATATCATCCGTGCGCAAGTGGCTCCCAATCAGGTGGGAACCTTGGTGGTGGAGCTATCGGGGGATATTGACCAGCTTGAGGCGGCTCTGGAATGGATGCAGTCCTACGATATTGGGGTTTCGAGTTCCAGTCGCGAAATTGTCATTGATGATCAGGTCTGCGTGCATTGCGGATTGTGCACAGGCGTTTGCCCCACGGAAGCCCTCACCCTCGATCCTCAATCCTTTAAGCTCACTTTCACGCGATCGCGCTGTGTGGTATGCGAGCAATGTATCCCCACCTGCCCAGTGGCTGCCATTACCACCAATTTATGA
- a CDS encoding FAD-dependent oxidoreductase: MAHVVVIGAGLGGLPAAYELRHLLPKSDTVTLISNEPNFTFIPGLIQIALDLKPIDHVQLDLVPLAHRHGLNLILGAVTALDPDRRQVTVKDQTLDYDYVLIATGASLAFDLIPGLGPHGGYTQSVCTPSHALAAREAWLKFLDQPSGPLVVGAAPGAGCFGPAYEFVLMAEHELRKRGLRDQVEIVYITAEPYVGHLGVSGVKNAREYTADLMEQRGVKVIDNAVIQTVTPDAVLLADGQRIPFGYSMILPAFRGVEFIRQVPGLADEKGFIPILPTQRHPEFAHIYTVGVSIKLAQPDVTPVPIGMPKSGQMTEAMATAAAHNIAVDLGAIKAPQIIPTLDALCFAEFGDTGIAYIAAPVIPDPATGKRRSSYAMRGPWIVWAKAAFEEYFMIKMRQGVGMPWFEKLGLRTLFGLRLLKSVPPDPSKLAST, translated from the coding sequence ATGGCACATGTTGTGGTCATTGGGGCTGGATTGGGCGGACTACCGGCAGCGTACGAACTGCGGCATTTGCTGCCCAAGAGCGATACCGTCACGTTGATTTCCAACGAACCGAACTTTACGTTTATTCCGGGGTTGATTCAAATTGCCCTGGATCTAAAGCCTATCGACCATGTCCAGCTCGACCTCGTGCCCCTGGCCCACCGCCATGGTCTCAACCTCATCCTCGGCGCAGTCACCGCCCTCGATCCCGATCGGCGGCAGGTGACCGTCAAGGATCAAACCCTTGACTACGACTATGTCTTGATTGCCACGGGGGCATCCCTAGCGTTTGATTTGATCCCCGGTCTGGGGCCCCACGGTGGCTATACCCAATCGGTCTGTACGCCGTCCCATGCCTTAGCAGCCCGTGAGGCCTGGCTTAAATTTCTAGATCAGCCCAGCGGCCCGCTTGTCGTTGGGGCAGCGCCAGGCGCAGGTTGCTTTGGCCCTGCCTATGAATTTGTGCTGATGGCAGAGCATGAACTGCGCAAGCGAGGTCTACGAGACCAAGTCGAGATTGTTTATATCACCGCCGAGCCCTATGTGGGGCATTTGGGAGTCTCGGGGGTCAAGAATGCTCGGGAATATACCGCCGACCTCATGGAGCAGCGCGGGGTCAAGGTTATCGACAATGCGGTGATTCAAACAGTGACCCCTGATGCGGTGCTGCTCGCCGATGGGCAACGCATCCCCTTTGGCTACTCGATGATCTTGCCTGCCTTCCGAGGCGTGGAGTTTATCCGCCAGGTGCCAGGCTTAGCTGACGAAAAAGGCTTTATTCCCATTCTCCCCACCCAACGCCACCCAGAGTTTGCGCATATTTATACCGTTGGCGTCAGCATCAAACTGGCCCAGCCCGATGTCACGCCCGTTCCCATTGGAATGCCCAAAAGTGGGCAAATGACCGAAGCCATGGCCACCGCCGCTGCCCACAATATTGCGGTTGACCTAGGCGCGATTAAGGCACCGCAGATCATTCCTACTCTAGATGCGCTGTGCTTTGCGGAGTTTGGCGACACGGGCATTGCCTACATCGCCGCGCCGGTGATTCCTGATCCAGCAACCGGCAAGCGGCGATCGTCCTATGCGATGCGCGGGCCGTGGATTGTCTGGGCCAAGGCAGCCTTCGAGGAATATTTCATGATCAAAATGCGCCAAGGCGTAGGCATGCCCTGGTTTGAAAAATTAGGCTTGCGAACGCTCTTTGGGTTGAGGTTGCTCAAGTCAGTGCCGCCCGATCCCAGCAAGCTAGCCAGTACCTAA
- a CDS encoding DUF302 domain-containing protein encodes MYHFSKVLPVSFDEAIALVTEALKAEGMGVLTEIDVQGAFKKKLDIDFRQYRILGACHPQVAYQMLQTDDKAGVLYPCNVVVQEHDDGRVEVSAIDPLMMFLMIHSPRAKEIALEASQTMQAVMGRLEAAVLTPAS; translated from the coding sequence ATGTATCACTTTAGTAAGGTCTTGCCCGTCTCCTTTGATGAGGCGATCGCCCTGGTCACCGAAGCGCTAAAAGCTGAAGGGATGGGAGTGTTGACCGAAATTGATGTTCAAGGCGCTTTTAAGAAAAAGCTCGATATTGATTTTCGTCAGTACAGAATCTTAGGTGCCTGTCATCCTCAGGTGGCTTACCAAATGCTGCAAACCGACGATAAGGCAGGCGTTTTGTATCCCTGTAATGTAGTTGTTCAAGAGCATGATGATGGCCGAGTCGAAGTTTCTGCCATTGATCCCCTGATGATGTTTTTGATGATCCATAGTCCGAGAGCTAAGGAAATTGCCTTGGAAGCCAGTCAAACTATGCAAGCTGTCATGGGTCGCCTAGAAGCAGCCGTGCTGACGCCGGCTTCCTAA